The window gccccctcggtaatgcacatcattataagccttgcaagcaatgtgaccaaatgagttggttacgagatgatgcattacggaatgagtaaagagacttgccggtaacgagattgaactaggtattggataccgacgatcaaatctcgggcaagtaacataccgatgacaaagggaacaacgtatgttgttatgcgatttgatcgataaaagatcttcgtagaatatgtaggaaccaatatgggcatccaggttccgctattggttattgaccgagaatagttctaggtcatgtctacatagttctcgaacccgtagggtccgcacgcttaacgttacgatgacagttttattatgagtttacaagttttgatgtaccgaagtttgttcggagtcccggatgtgatcacggacatgacgaggagtctcaaaatggtcgagacataaagattgatatattggacgactatattcggacacaggaagtgttccgggtgatttcggagaaaactggagtgccggagggttaccggaaccccccggagagttaatgggccacatgggccttggtggaaagagagaggggcggccaggaagggccgcgcgccccctctccctctggtccgaattggactaggaggggggggggcggcgcccccctctttccttcccctcctctcccccttccttcccctcctagtaggagtaggaaaggaggagtcctactcctactaggaggaggactcctcctcctggcgcgcccaacaagggccggccggcctcccccctccctcctttatatacgggggcagggggcaccccatagacacacaagttgatctacggatcgttccttagccgtgtgcggtgcccccctccaccatattccacctcggtcatatcgtcgcggagtttaggggaagccctgcgccggtagagcatcatcatcgtcaccacgccgtcgtgctgacggaactcatccccgaagctttgctggatcggagcccgaggatcgtcatcgagctgaacgtgtgctgaactcggaggtgccgtacgttcggtgcttggatcggtcggatcgtgaagacgtacgactacatcaaccgcgttgtcataacgcttccgcttacggtctacgagggtacgtggacaacactctcccctctcgttgctatgccatcaccatgatcttgcgtgtacgtaggaatttttttgaaattactacgttccccaacatacgtTACTACCCAAAGTGGTAGGGGCGAATAAAATTCAGCAGTTTCGACCCATATGCTTGCTGAGATGCATTTATAAGCTCATCACTAAAGTGCTTACTATTAGACTGGAGCCTTTTGTTGATGTCCTATTTAGTAGGCATCAAAATGCTTTTATCAAAAAGAGAGACATAATGGATGGAATCATATCTTTACATGAGATTCTCCACCATACTTACAGTAAGAAAAAGTCAGGGATGGTGTTGAAACTAGACTTCGAAAAGGCCTACGACAAAGTTAACTGGGAGTTCTTATTAAACTGTCATAAGATGAGGGAGTTCCATCCGCAATGGATTGAATGGGTTAGGAAGATCCTGGTAGGAGGTACAGTAAGTGTGAAGTTGAATGATGAGGTAGGACCCTATTTTCAAAGCTCGAAAGGGGTGCGCCAGGGTGACCCATTCTCACCTTTTCTCTTTAACTTAGCCGCTGACTGCTTGACAAAAATGGTGATAAAGGCTCAGCAAAATGGCCCGTTCAAAGGATTAGCATCTGATTTGATACCCAATGGGGTGGCTATcttgcaatatgcggatgacacgatCCTATGTTTCGAAGATAATCCTAGAAATGCTCTCAATATTAAGCTGTTGCTATATCTCTTTGAAGTCATGTCCGGGCTAAAAATCAATTTTATGAAAAGTGAAATATTTTTGATTCGTGCTGATGATACTACTATGCAAAACTATGCTGAGATGTTTAACTGCCAGATAGGTAACTTTCCTATCAAATACCTAGGCATGCCTGTGAGTTATGCTGGCTTGAAATGCAGTGACTGGATCTTTGTTGATGACAAGTTCATTGATCACTGCGAAAACTGGATTAGTGAAATCCTATCCATGGGGGGAAGGCTGATCAAAGTGAATTCTGTGCTATCTCACATTCCTACTTTCTACATGTCTATATTTCTTCTGAACAAGACTACCCTGGAAAAATGGGACAAACCCAGGAGGAAATTTTTCTGGCATAACAATAAGAAAAAGAGAGGCTACCACATGGTTAAATGGAGCCGTATATGTCGATCCAAAAAGAAAGGGGGTTTGGGTGTTAAAGACTTGAGGAAACAGAATATTAGTCTTTTAGTGAAATGGTGGTGGAAGCTTGAGAAAAATAATGGACTATGGCAAGATATAGTTAAGGCTAAATACCTTAAGAAAACTTCGGTTGCTATGGTAAAACACAAAGCCAGTGACTCACCTTGCTGGAAGTCACTTTTGAAAGTGAAATACTTCTATATGATGGGAAGGGGTATTAATTTGAACAGGGGAGATGTGGCTAGGCTCTGGCAGGATAGCCTGGAGGGTAAAATTCCTTCTAAAGACAGATTCCCACTGCTCTTTGAGACTTGTAATGAACAAAACTGTAATGTTGACCAGTTTAAATGCCTGGATCAGATCTCCTCTTTTAGGAGGAGGATGTCTCCTGAGATGTTGAAACAATGGGAAAAAATGAATAATGAGGTGTTAAATCTTAAACTTAGTGATGGGCCAGATGAGGTTTATTGGAAATGGGACAGTTCGGGCAATTATACCACTAAATCCATGTATACTTGGCTGGAAAAAGATATAGCAggatctaactttaaatgaatttgGAATGCAAAGCTACCTCTTAAAATTCAAATTTTCTTATGGCAGATGGCGCAGAATGCCATCCTAACCAGGGACAATATGAAAATAAAGATTATGGCCGGGGGCCCCTTGCTGTTCGTTCTGTAACCAACTAGAAACAGCTCAGCACTTATTCTTTTTATGCCCTGTCTCCAGGGTGGTGTGGAGAAACGTGGGTTCCTTGCTTGGAACTGATTGTTGTCCCAATTCTGTTTGGCAATATTATACATGGATGTACAGTTTCTTACCTGGGGTGGACAAAATTTACACTGTTGGCTTGGCTGCTATATGTTGAGCTATTTGGCTGGCCAGGAACCAAGCCACTTTTGAACTCAAATGGATTAACTCCCCATTTGAGATTGTTTTCACAGCTTGTGCTTTTTTGGTAAACTAGGCAGGTCTCCAGAAAGCAGAGATGGGAGAGATGGTGAAAAAAGGAGCGGAGATGCTGAGGGAGAACACTACGCAGATGATGCTGCTTTGCGGCCCACCAGTTCCAGCTAAAGATGGGCGCGACGAGAACTGAGGAAGAAGGCGCTGCTGATCCTGTTCAGTAAGTTGCTGGCGTGTTTGTTTTGCAGAAGGAGAGTCGTTGATGCATCCTGGGAGCCAGGCTGGATGACCTGGGTGGTGCCACTTAGACCTTGGTAGGAGGGTTCTGGTAGTTCTTTTGGATGTTTGGTGTTATGGCGGCTGTGGCCTGGCGTCTGATGGTGTTATCTGTAAGACCTGTGATACTTTCCGTAGGTGTTCGTTAGCGCGGTTTTGGGTGACATCAGGTTTTCGCCCCATGATCTGTTGTTCCTGATGACAGGCGCAGATAGTGGGTTTCCTGATGTTGCCCCGAACTCGCTTTTCCTCTTTCTTTCTAGCCTTGTTGGTTTCAGTTCCCAAGACGTTGTATTTCCGTTATGAAAGTAATGGATTGGGGAAAAGCCCGGTTCGAAAAAAAGTCGACAAGGATGCCGGCCGGCCATACTTCTCCCACGACCGGCTGGCTCAAGAGGGAATTTAAATATTTTGATATACAGATAATAACCATCCTAAAGTAACACTTCTGATCTGATCTATGAcaagtttttttcattttttagatCAAATCGAAAGGCTAACTATGATAAAAGAATCTCCATCTCAATCCAAAGGAACTAGACAACACATACATCAAAAACATGCAGCGCAGAAGAAGAGATCGATGGAGGCGAACGGATAGGTCATCGATCAATCAATTCACCGCGCGCCATGCTGCAATCTATCTGCCGCTCAAGAGCTTGAGGTTGACGAGTATCGGCAGCACGAtgacgaggacgagcacggcgccggcgacgacggcgATGCAGGCCCACTTGCGGCTGCTCTTCTGGTAGACGCGCGCGGACTCGAGCTCCACGGTGCCCCTGATCACGAAGGAGCTGGCGCGCGCGACGTGGGTCTCGATGTTGTTGAGCTGGtggccctgcgcctccaccagcgCCGCCATGTCCAGGAACACCTGGTGCAGCTCCAGCAGGCTGCGCTCGATGTCCTTCACGGCGTCGTGCCGCTCCTGGATCTCCGACACCGTGGCCATCACCTGCCCGCGCCCTTGGTCCCGCTGGATCGCCTTCTGCAGGAACGTCTCGCTCTCCCCCGACGAGATGAGCGCATCGATCGTGCTCTCCTCCGCCGTCTCCCCCGTCACCGTGTAGTATCGCCGCGCCACCGTCTCCTTGTACTCCGCCGCCATCCGCGTCCGAAGGCCCTGCGCTCTCTCCGGTCAGGTAGCTGGCTCGCGCGGGGCGAGGCAATGAACCAAGAAAACTCAATGTTTTACCTGGAAGTCGTCCATGAGGTCCTTGAGCTTGTTGCCGAGGCCGGAGACGACGGAGGAGCGGGTGCGGTCGGTGGAGGAGCCGGCACCGCAGCCGGGGAGCTTGCGGCTGGCGGCGTTGGCGCAATCGAGGGCCTCGAGCTTGGCCTTGACGACCTTAGCGCGGCGGAGGACCTGCACGACGTCGCCGTCCATGCGGGCGCGGAGGGACTTGACGGCGCGGGCGTCGTGTGCGGTCTTGCTCTCCTCGTTCACCGACTGCAGCCGGCGGTGCATGGCCTCGAGGCCGCGGATGTCCTCCTTGACGCCCTCCACGTCCTCGAAGAACATGTCGAGGttggcgccgccgccggcctccatCTCGTCCAGCGCCACCTGGTCCTTCAGGTCGGCATACTTCTTGAACGAGCTCGACGA is drawn from Triticum dicoccoides isolate Atlit2015 ecotype Zavitan chromosome 6B, WEW_v2.0, whole genome shotgun sequence and contains these coding sequences:
- the LOC119324686 gene encoding syntaxin-124-like, whose protein sequence is MNDLFSSSSFKKYADLKDQVALDEMEAGGGANLDMFFEDVEGVKEDIRGLEAMHRRLQSVNEESKTAHDARAVKSLRARMDGDVVQVLRRAKVVKAKLEALDCANAASRKLPGCGAGSSTDRTRSSVVSGLGNKLKDLMDDFQGLRTRMAAEYKETVARRYYTVTGETAEESTIDALISSGESETFLQKAIQRDQGRGQVMATVSEIQERHDAVKDIERSLLELHQVFLDMAALVEAQGHQLNNIETHVARASSFVIRGTVELESARVYQKSSRKWACIAVVAGAVLVLVIVLPILVNLKLLSGR